The Bradysia coprophila strain Holo2 unplaced genomic scaffold, BU_Bcop_v1 contig_70, whole genome shotgun sequence genome contains a region encoding:
- the LOC119083720 gene encoding uncharacterized protein LOC119083720, giving the protein MNKILCLAIVLAAYAPISAYADTSLQKLAWVLANRDTAELDQYDSFPSVWNDGVSTQYVSFEVTTTDDPADVYYTIEQYMAKAVGDAESSYVSNGNLVTITYTGDYNPDLKEPTKVQSLIDVMSAFDYPVLGNIECEKEYVYTSRSGFAYISLIIPCNGTYYQSQCNTVWAYLSENGYLDSYASNTCFEEPDSDSALLEIWSTNCKVCAH; this is encoded by the exons atgaataaaattttatgcttAGCAATTGTACTTGCTGCATATGCTCCCATTTCGGCATACGCTGACACATCCCTTCAAAAATTGGCTTGGGTGCTTGCAAACAGGGACACCGCCGAGTTGGACCAATATGATAGTTTTCCGTCTGTCTGGAATGATGGCGTCAGCACGCAGTACGTCTCATTCGAAGTGACAACCACCGACGATCCAG CCGATGTCTATTACACTATCGAGCAATACATGGCAAAGGCTGTTGGTGATGCCGAATCATCGTACGTCTCTAACGGAAATTTGGTTACAATTACCTACACGGGCGATTACAATCCTGACTTAAAGGAGCCAACTAAAGTTCAATCGTTGATCGATGTGATGTCCGCTTTTGACTATCCTGTTCTTGGCAATATCGAATGCGAAAAGGAATACGTCTACACATCGAGAAGTGGTTTCGCTTATATCAGTCTCATAATACCATGCAATGGCACCTACTATCAATCACAATGTAACACAGTTTGGGCATATTTGAGTGAAAACGGATATTTGGATAGCTATGCCAGTAATACTTGCTTCGAGGAACCAGACAGCGATTCCGCTTTATTGGAAATTTGGTCGACCAATTGTAAAGTTTGCGCTCATTAA